In one Musa acuminata AAA Group cultivar baxijiao chromosome BXJ2-5, Cavendish_Baxijiao_AAA, whole genome shotgun sequence genomic region, the following are encoded:
- the LOC135612008 gene encoding casein kinase II subunit alpha-2-like, with protein sequence MRDAPDRRFLVTILLAIVLVALPAPPARSPSAAPPPGSGDRIADLKGKIETREVDNGTMSKARVYADVNVLRPKDYWDYESLTVQWGDQDDYEVVQKVGRGKYSEVFEGINVSNNERCIIKILKPVKKKKIKREIKILQNLCGGPNIVKLLDIVRDQHSKTPSLIFEYVNNTDFKVLYPTLTDYDIRYYIYELLKALDYCHSQGIMHRDVKPHNVMIDHELRKLRLIDWGLAEFYHPGKEYNVRVASRYFKGPELLVDLQDYDYSLDMWSLGCMFAGMIFRKEPFFYGHDNHDQLVKIAKVLGTDELNAYLNKYRLELDPQLEALVGRHSRKPWARFINADNQHLVSPEAIDFLDRLLRYDHQDRLTAREAMAHPYFLQVRAAENSRTRTQ encoded by the exons ATGAGAGATGCCCCCGATCGCCGGTTCCTCGTCACAATCCTCCTAGCTATTGTGCTCGTGGCTCTCCCCGCTCCTCCGGCGCGCTCCCCTTCTGCTGCTCCTCCGCCTGGAAGTGGTGACCGAATCGCCGATCTCAAGGGCAAGATTGAGACCCGCGAGGTCGATAACGGGACGATGTCTAAGGCTCGTGTCTACGCCGACGTCAACGTCCTCCGGCCCAAGGACTACTGGGATTACGAATCCCTCACCGTCCAGTGGGG GGATCAAGATGACTATGAGGTTGTTCAAAAGGTTGGCAGAGGAAAATATAGTGAGGTATTTGAGGGCATAAATGTTTCCAACAATGAGCGTTGCATCATCAAGATCCTCAAGCCTGTGAAGAAAAAAAAG ATTAAGAGGGAGATAAAGATTCTTCAGAACCTTTGTGGCGGTCCAAATATTGTGAAATTGCTTGACATTGTCAGGGACCAGCATTCAAAAACTCCTAGCTTGATATTTGAATATGTGAACAACACAGATTTTAAAGTCCTATACCCTACATTGACTGACTATGACATTCGTTACTATATCTATGAGCTTCTTAAG GCACTAGATTACTGTCATTCACAAGGTATCATGCATCGAGATGTCAAGCCTCACAATGTCATGATAGATCATGAGCTTCGGAAGCTTCGCTTGATAGATTGGGGACTTGCTGAGTTCTACCATCCAGGCAAAGAGTATAATGTTCGTGTTGCATCAAG GTACTTCAAGGGGCCAGAACTACTTGTTGATTTACAGGATTATGACTACTCCTTGGACATGTGGAGCCTTGGATGCATGTTTGCTGGAATG ATATTTCGCAAGGAACCTTTCTTTTATGGACATGACAATCATGATCAGCTTGTAAAAATTGCGAAG GTTCTTGGAACAGATGAGTTAAATGCTTACTTGAACAAATACCGTCTAGAGCTTGATCCACAACTTGAAGCTCTTGTTGGAAG GCATAGCAGGAAACCTTGGGCTCGATTCATTAATGCAGATAACCAACATCTAGTTTCTCCAGAG GCAATAGATTTTCTTGATAGGCTTCTTCGCTATGACCACCAGGATAGGCTTACAGCACGAGAAGCCATG GCACACCCATATTTTCTTCAAGTAAGAGCTGCAGAGAACAGCAGGACTCGCACCCAGTAA
- the LOC103983597 gene encoding probable N-acetyltransferase HLS1 codes for MVESMAVVAIREYDAERDRVGAEAVERMCEVGHSGGAMSLFTDLLGDPLCRVRHSPPFLMLVAELVSGPERAIVGLVRGCIKTVACGSPLLLPSPAKHHTAPAVPIYAKVAYLLGLRVSPAHRRRGIALKLVRRMEEWFKEKGAEYAYMATEKDNEASFRLFTGRCGYSKFRNPAILVHPVFAHRLPLPPRVAILHLTAADAEALYRRRFAATEFFPRDIDAVLANPLSLGSFLAVPAGCSAAARWEGAGAFLADPPASWAVASVWNSKEVFRLEVRGAGRWRRGLARASRAVDRALPWLRIPSVPDLFRPFGLYLLYGVGGEGPAAAAHVRALCGHVHNMARADPGCRVVAAEVAACEPLREGIPHWGRLSCAEDVWCVKRLAEEYSDGSLGDWTKALSPPSIFVDPREF; via the exons ATGGTGGAGTCCATGGCGGTCGTGGCGATCAGGGAGTACGACGCGGAGCGGGACCGGGTGGGTGCGGAGGCGGTGGAGCGGATGTGTGAGGTGGGGCACAGCGGCGGTGCCATGTCCCTCTTCACCGACCTCCTCGGCGACCCCCTCTGCCGTGTCCGCCACTCCCCTCCCTTCCTCATGCTG GTGGCAGAGCTGGTTAGCGGGCCGGAGAGGGCGATCGTTGGGCTCGTCCGCGGGTGCATCAAGACCGTGGCCTGCGGCAGCCCCTTGTTATTACCCTCCCCCGCGAAGCACCACACCGCCCCCGCCGTCCCCATCTATGCCAAGGTGGCCTACCTCCTCGGCCTCCGCGTCTCCCCCGCTCACCG GCGAAGGGGGATCGCGCTGAAGTTGGTGCGGAGGATGGAGGAGTGGTTCAAGGAGAAGGGGGCGGAGTACGCGTACATGGCGACGGAGAAGGACAACGAGGCGTCTTTCCGCCTCTTCACCGGGCGGTGCGGTTACTCCAAGTTCCGCAACCCGGCCATTCTGGTGCACCCCGTGTTCGCCCACCGCCTTCCCCTCCCCCCACGCGTCGCCATCCTCCACCTCACGGCCGCCGATGCCGAGGCCCTATACCGCCGCCGCTTCGCCGCCACCGAGTTCTTCCCCCGCGACATCGACGCCGTCCTGGCCAACCCGCTCTCCCTCGGCAGCTTCCTCGCCGTCCCCGCGGGCTGCTCCGCCGCGGCCCGGTGGGAGGGGGCCGGCGCGTTCCTGGCCGACCCGCCCGCCTCGTGGGCGGTGGCCAGCGTGTGGAACTCAAAGGAGGTGTTCCGGCTCGAGGTGCGGGGGGCAGGGCGGTGGCGGCGGGGGCTGGCGCGGGCGAGCCGGGCGGTGGACCGGGCGCTGCCGTGGCTGCGCATCCCGTCGGTGCCGGACCTGTTCCGGCCGTTCGGGCTGTACCTTCTCTACGGGGTGGGCGGGGAGGGCCCCGCGGCAGCGGCGCACGTGCGGGCGCTGTGCGGGCATGTGCACAACATGGCGCGGGCGGACCCGGGCTGCCGGGTGGTGGCGGCGGAGGTGGCGGCGTGCGAGCCGCTCCGGGAGGGGATCCCCCACTGGGGCCGCCTCTCTTGCGCGGAGGACGTGTGGTGCGTGAAGCGCCTGGCGGAGGAGTACAGCGACGGGTCGCTCGGCGACTGGACCAAGGCGCTTTCCCCACCCTCCATCTTCGTGGACCCCAGGGAATTCTGA
- the LOC135612010 gene encoding BTB/POZ domain-containing protein NPY3-like, translating into MKYMKLGSKPDAFQSDENNIRFVATELATDIVVNVGDVKFHLHKFPLLSKSPRLQKLVAATEEEEDEEIDIPDIPGGPAAFEICAKFCYGMIVTLNAYNAVAARCAAEYLEMHEAVEKGNLIYKIEVFLSSSILRAWKDSIIVLHTTRSLLPWAEDLKLVVRCTDSIASKASVDPSEVDWSYTYNRKKLPSENGLDPPWNGVRKQQSVPKDWWVEDLCDLEMDSYKRVLIAIRTKGKIADDVVGEALKAYAYRRLPGFAKGSVTCGSDPTRSRTILETIVWLLPTEPGSVSCSFLLKLLRYASALECGETCKKELIRRAGRQLQEAAASDLLLPSATGETVYDVDLVASVVEEFVTQDDGTARTSPEASEEVVEVRSPVFVSPSSKVAVANLVYEYLAEVAKDPDLPLPKFVELAEMVSAASTPVHDGLYRAIDVYLKEHPGLSKSEKRRICSMMDCRKLSTDACVHAVQNERLPLRVVVQILFFVQMRAAAAPAAGGVSQLPGNVKALLRENGGSYGSSRSAVTTNTEDDWDGVPTAGGDLNSLKSAGPVGRGGGSQRSSGGSDVSKHGDEKGNGKVKGILLPKRILSKLWSGKGQGGENSSSDMSESPGSVAQEEAKSTHSRNTRHSVS; encoded by the exons ATGAAGTATATGAAGCTTGGATCGAAGCCCGATGCCTTCCAGTCCGATGAAAACAATATCAG ATTCGTGGCGACGGAGCTGGCGACCGATATCGTTGTTAATGTGGGAGATGTGAAGTTTCATCTGCATAAG TTCCCTCTTCTATCCAAAAGCCCGCGACTGCAGAAGCTGGTGGCGGCcacggaagaggaggaggacgaggagatcGACATTCCCGACATCCCCGGTGGCCCTGCCGCCTTCGAAATCTGTGCTAAGTTTTGCTACGGCATGATCGTCACCCTCAACGCGTACAACGCGGTGGCAGCTCGGTGCGCGGCAGAGTACCTGGAGATGCACGAGGCGGTGGAGAAAGGGAATCTCATCTACAAGATCGAGGTGTTCTTGAGCTCCAGCATCCTACGCGCGTGGAAGGACTCCATCATAGTTCTGCACACCACCAGGTCCCTGCTTCCCTGGGCGGAGGACTTGAAGCTGGTCGTCCGCTGCACCGACTCGATCGCCTCCAAGGCCTCCGTCGACCCGTCCGAGGTCGACTGGTCCTACACCTACAACAGGAAGAAACTTCCATCCGAAAACGGCCTCGACCCACCTTGGAATGGCGTCAGGAAGCAGCAGTCGGTGCCCAAGGATTGGTGGGTGGAGGACCTCTGCGATCTCGAGATGGATTCGTACAAGCGGGTGTTAATCGCCATCAGGACGAAGGGGAAGATCGCTGACGATGTGGTCGGGGAAGCTCTGAAGGCCTACGCATACAGGAGGCTTCCGGGTTTCGCCAAAGGCTCGGTGACCTGCGGAAGCGATCCCACGAGGTCTCGGACGATACTGGAGACCATCGTTTGGTTATTACCCACGGAACCGGGTTCCGTTTCGTGCAGCTTCCTGCTGAAGTTGTTGAGGTACGCAAGCGCACTGGAATGTGGAGAGACTTGCAAGAAAGAGTTGATCAGGCGAGCGGGACGCCAGTTACAGGAAGCTGCTGCTTCCGACCTGCTGCTGCCTTCTGCGACAGGGGAGACCGTGTACGACGTCGACTTGGTTGCAAGCGTCGTGGAGGAGTTCGTGACGCAGGACGACGGCACTGCTCGAACCAGTCCCGAGGCCTCCGAGGAGGTCGTGGAGGTGAGGAGCCCGGTGTTCGTTTCTCCAAGCTCGAAAGTTGCCGTTGCGAATCTGGTGTATGAGTACCTCGCCGAAGTCGCGAAAGACCCCGATCTACCTCTTCCCAAGTTTGTGGAACTGGCTGAAATGGTGTCGGCTGCCTCGACGCCGGTGCACGACGGGCTTTACCGTGCCATCGATGTGTACCTCAAG GAGCACCCGGGGCTAAGCAAGAGCGAAAAGAGGAGAATCTGCAGCATGATGGACTGCAGAAAGCTGTCGACGGATGCCTGCGTACACGCGGTGCAGAACGAGCGGCTCCCGCTCAGGGTCGTGGTCCAGATCCTCTTCTTCGTGCAGATGAGAGCTGCTGCGGCTCCCGCTGCCGGCGGTGTATCCCAACTCCCCGGCAACGTGAAGGCGCTGCTCCGCGAAAATGGCGGTTCGTACGGCAGTTCAAGATCGGCCGTCACGACCAACACGGAGGACGACTGGGACGGCGTCCCGACGGCGGGCGGGGACCTCAACTCTCTCAAGTCCGCCGGTCCGGTGGGTAGAGGTGGGGGGAGTCagaggagcagcggcggcagtgatGTCAGCAAGCACGGCGACGAGAAGGGCAACGGCAAGGTGAAGGGAATTCTGCTGCCGAAGAGGATACTGAGCAAGCTGTGGTCGGGCAAAGGGCAGGGCGGCGAGAACAGCAGCTCGGACATGTCGGAGAGCCCCGGCTCCGTCGCTCAGGAGGAGGCCAAGTCCACGCATTCGAGGAACACCAGGCATTCGGTTTCGTAG
- the LOC135612013 gene encoding zinc finger protein 1-like has product MAVQTLETTVSTAIPLLSDETSDEELPHIVGWAKRKRSKRFFDHPPTEEEYLALCLVMLARGGGSGTHRLPALASDSAPPAKLEHRCSVCGKAFGSYQALGGHKSSHRKPSSGVEEASASGSSTASAAFVGARVHRCSVCLKTFPSGQALGGHKRCHYDGSLASGAAAAMTSSEGASSNHRAFDLNVPASPDSEFDNVKRWLATMKQEEEEEEVLSPLAFKKPRLVIPA; this is encoded by the coding sequence ATGGCGGTCCAGACGCTGGAGACGACAGTATCTACTGCGATCCCACTGCTGAGCGACGAGACGAGCGACGAGGAGTTGCCGCACATCGTGGGGTGGGCGAAGCGGAAGCGGTCCAAGCGCTTCTTCGACCATCCGCCGACGGAGGAAGAGTATTTGGCGCTCTGCCTCGTCATGCTCGCTCGTGGAGGAGGGTCCGGTACTCATCGCCTGCCGGCGTTGGCCTCCGACTCGGCACCGCCGGCGAAGCTCGAGCACAGGTGTTCCGTCTGCGGGAAGGCATTCGGGTCGTACCAAGCCCTGGGCGGGCACAAGTCCAGCCACCGGAAGCCCAGCAGCGGCGTCGAGGAAGCCTCGGCCTCGGGCTCTTCCACGGCTAGCGCGGCCTTCGTCGGTGCCAGGGTGCACCGGTGTTCGGTGTGCCTGAAGACGTTTCCCTCGGGGCAAGCGCTGGGGGGGCACAAGAGGTGCCACTACGACGGGAGCCTCGCCAGCGGCGCCGCGGCGGCGATGACGTCGTCGGAGGGGGCGAGCTCGAACCACCGGGCGTTCGATCTGAACGTGCCAGCGTCGCCGGACTCGGAATTCGACAACGTCAAGCGTTGGTTGGCGACGatgaagcaggaggaggaggaggaggaggtgctgAGCCCACTGGCTTTCAAGAAGCCGAGACTTGTCATCCCGGCATAA
- the LOC135612012 gene encoding adenine phosphoribosyltransferase 1-like: MFPFSSSASAPLARSLRLPSPSPLPPRTPPSHLYRLRLPKFRRRLLLRSVSTAVRAMASEGGEDPRLPRIASTIRVIPDFPKPGIMFQDITTLLLDHEAFRHTIDMFVERYRDKRITVVAGIEARGFIFGPPIALAIGCKFVPMRKPKKLPGEVISEEYSLEYGTDVMEMHVGAVQPGDRALVIDDLIATGGTLAAAIRLLERVGAEVVECACVIELPELQGYQRLGGKPLFVLVKAA; this comes from the exons ATGTTTCCTTTCTCGTCCTCTGCTTCGGCCCCCCTTGCTCGCTCCCTTCGGCTTCCCTCGCCGTCGCCGCTGCCTCCTCGAACCCCACCCTCCCACCTCTACCGTCTCCGCCTCCCCAAgttccgccgccgcctcctcctccgttCCGTCTCCACCGCCGTCAGAGCCATGGCCTCCGAAGGCGGCGAGGACCCCCGCTTGCCGCGGATCGCGTCCACCATACGCGTCATCCCCGACTTCCCCAAGCCCG GTATCATGTTCCAGGATATCACGACCCTGCTGCTCGATCACGAGGCGTTTAGGCACACGATCGATATGTTCGTCGAGAGGTACAGAGACAAAAGGATCACGGTTGTCGCAG GAATTGAAGCAAGAGGATTCATATTTGGCCCTCCCATTGCATTAGCCATCGGATGTAAGTTCGTTCCTATGAGAAAGCCAAAGAAGCTACCtg GAGAAGTTATTTCCGAGGAGTATTCCCTAGAATATGGTACAGACGTAATGGAGATGCATGTAGGAGCTGTACAGCCAGGAGATCGAGCCCTTGTCATTGATGATTTAATTGCAACAGGAGGGACATTAGCTGCTGCTATCAGGCTCCTTG AACGTGTTGGAGCTGAGGTGGTTGAATGTGCTTGTGTCATCGAATTGCCGGAGCTTCAG GGATATCAGAGGTTAGGCGGTAAGCCACTCTTTGTTCTCGTGAAAGCGGCTTGA